From Spirosoma aerolatum, one genomic window encodes:
- a CDS encoding DUF5675 family protein, with protein sequence MDLETASQIMRAILNLTLETESFPDGTNGTLSCGSKYICQTIELPWLDNQPRISCYVGGRYRLMPRFTPEKGKHFEVLDVPGRSAILFHAANDARKELLGCTAPVSRITGHGKGESSRIALAKLVALCYPVFEAGGEVWVDVKRVLNAV encoded by the coding sequence ATGGACTTGGAAACTGCCTCCCAGATCATGAGGGCTATTCTGAATTTGACCCTGGAAACCGAGTCGTTTCCTGATGGTACCAACGGGACGCTATCGTGTGGCAGTAAGTATATCTGCCAGACGATAGAGTTGCCCTGGCTGGATAATCAGCCTCGCATTTCCTGCTATGTAGGTGGCCGCTATCGGCTGATGCCTCGCTTTACACCTGAAAAGGGAAAGCATTTCGAGGTGCTGGATGTGCCAGGTCGTTCGGCTATCCTGTTTCATGCGGCTAACGATGCCAGGAAAGAACTGCTGGGCTGTACGGCTCCCGTGAGCCGGATTACGGGACATGGTAAAGGGGAGTCATCCCGGATTGCCTTGGCTAAACTGGTTGCCTTGTGTTACCCCGTCTTTGAGGCCGGGGGTGAAGTGTGGGTCGATGTTAAGCGTGTTTTAAACGCCGTTTAA